The Allocatelliglobosispora scoriae genome contains a region encoding:
- a CDS encoding CBS domain-containing protein, with the protein MLVKDAMTKPVLIVGPTHTLRQVAQLMSARRVGSAIVLDPDGAGVGIMTERDMLYAIGAGVDPDIEHASGYITWDVVYATPEWSLEEAAMAMSRGGFRHLVVMDSDEVLGIISVRDIMRVWAQRRAEAGAAV; encoded by the coding sequence ATCCTCGTCAAGGACGCGATGACGAAACCCGTGCTCATCGTCGGTCCGACACACACCCTTCGGCAGGTGGCACAGCTCATGTCGGCCCGTCGGGTGGGGTCGGCGATCGTCCTGGACCCCGACGGTGCGGGCGTCGGCATCATGACCGAGCGCGACATGCTCTACGCGATCGGCGCCGGTGTCGATCCGGACATCGAGCACGCCAGCGGATACATCACCTGGGACGTCGTTTACGCGACACCCGAGTGGTCCCTCGAAGAGGCGGCGATGGCGATGTCCCGGGGCGGCTTCCGCCACCTGGTCGTCATGGACTCCGACGAGGTCCTGGGGATCATCTCGGTGCGCGACATCATGCGGGTCTGGGCCCAGCGGCGGGCCGAGGCCGGCGCCGCGGTCTAG
- a CDS encoding phosphocholine cytidylyltransferase family protein → MIGLVLAAGAGRRLRPYTDTLPKALVPVDGETTILDIALRNLAAVGLTDVAVVVGYRAEAVESRQVGLEEKYGVKLTLVHNDKAEEWNNAYSLWLARDEFAKGALLVNGDTVHPVSVEKTLLSAPANGIVLAIDDQKRLADEEMKVIFSADGRLERITKLMDPATAHGEYIGATLIQPEVAAELADSLKTTWERDPNLYYEDGYQEYANRGGLITKAPIGALEWVEVDNHDDLARAREIACRY, encoded by the coding sequence ATGATCGGGCTTGTCCTCGCCGCCGGTGCCGGCCGCCGCCTGCGCCCCTATACCGACACCCTGCCCAAGGCCCTGGTGCCGGTCGACGGCGAGACGACGATCTTGGACATCGCGCTGCGCAACCTCGCCGCGGTCGGGCTCACCGATGTCGCCGTCGTGGTCGGCTACCGGGCCGAGGCCGTCGAGTCCCGGCAGGTCGGCCTGGAGGAGAAGTACGGCGTGAAGCTCACCCTCGTCCACAACGACAAGGCCGAGGAGTGGAACAACGCCTACTCGCTGTGGCTGGCCCGGGACGAGTTCGCCAAGGGTGCCCTGCTCGTCAACGGCGACACCGTCCACCCGGTGAGCGTGGAGAAGACCCTGCTCTCGGCACCCGCCAACGGCATCGTCCTCGCGATCGACGACCAGAAGCGCCTCGCCGACGAGGAGATGAAGGTGATCTTCTCGGCCGACGGGCGCCTGGAGCGGATCACCAAGCTGATGGACCCGGCGACGGCGCACGGTGAGTACATCGGGGCCACGCTGATCCAGCCGGAGGTCGCCGCCGAGCTCGCCGACTCGCTCAAGACGACCTGGGAGCGCGACCCCAACCTCTACTACGAGGACGGCTACCAGGAGTACGCCAACCGCGGCGGCCTCATCACCAAGGCGCCGATCGGTGCCCTCGAATGGGTCGAGGTGGACAACCACGACGACCTGGCGCGGGCACGGGAGATCGCATGCCGCTACTGA